Proteins from one Mucilaginibacter jinjuensis genomic window:
- a CDS encoding SDR family oxidoreductase, which translates to MDTRSLKGQAALVTGSDSGIGKGVALELAKAGAKLVINYAHNQDAADEVVKEITDAGGEAYAWQCDVSHEEQVQAMFQEMFKRYGTIDILVNNSGLQKDSKFVDMTLDQWNTVIGINLTGQFLCAREAAREFIRRGVVEGVSKAAGKIICMSSVHEVIPWGGHVNYATSKGGIMMMMKTLAQELAPQKIRVVGIGPGAIQTPINKNAWDTPEALNSLLTLIPYNRIGQPDDIGKLAAWLASDEADYITGVTIFCDGGMTLYPGFADNG; encoded by the coding sequence ATGGATACAAGATCATTAAAAGGCCAGGCTGCCCTGGTAACCGGGAGCGATAGCGGTATTGGTAAAGGTGTAGCCCTTGAACTGGCTAAAGCAGGTGCCAAACTGGTTATCAATTACGCACATAACCAAGATGCTGCCGACGAGGTAGTTAAAGAAATTACAGATGCCGGTGGCGAAGCCTACGCCTGGCAATGCGATGTAAGCCACGAAGAACAGGTGCAGGCCATGTTTCAGGAAATGTTTAAGCGTTATGGAACGATTGACATACTTGTAAACAACTCCGGCCTGCAAAAAGACTCCAAATTTGTTGATATGACGCTCGATCAATGGAATACCGTGATCGGGATAAACCTGACCGGGCAGTTTCTTTGCGCCCGCGAAGCAGCCCGTGAGTTTATCCGCAGGGGAGTTGTAGAGGGAGTGAGCAAAGCTGCCGGTAAAATTATCTGCATGAGCAGTGTGCATGAGGTTATTCCATGGGGAGGCCACGTTAACTATGCTACCAGTAAAGGCGGTATTATGATGATGATGAAAACATTGGCGCAAGAACTTGCCCCGCAAAAGATCAGGGTGGTGGGTATTGGCCCCGGTGCTATACAAACACCAATCAATAAAAATGCCTGGGATACCCCAGAGGCACTGAACAGCCTTTTAACTTTGATACCTTATAACAGAATAGGCCAGCCCGATGATATTGGCAAACTGGCCGCATGGCTGGCATCAGACGAGGCCGACTATATTACAGGTGTAACCATTTTCTGTGATGGCGGCATGACCCTATATCCGGGCTTTGCCGATAATGGTTGA
- a CDS encoding histidine phosphatase family protein produces the protein MVIKTLYIVRHGQTDLNKQGIVQGRGMNTDLNDEGRKQAQLFFNSYGYINFDKIYISTLKRTQQSIQGFIDKGIPYEKLSGLDELAWGIHEGQPSTPETKAAFLQLMRDWTAGRLDVKFEGGESPNEVKARQEEALETIMSHPEEKNVLICMHGRAMRLLLCLLTEQPLTKMESFPHQNLVLYKVTYNGEKFEIADFNNSIHLKY, from the coding sequence ATGGTTATTAAAACTTTATACATCGTTCGTCATGGACAAACTGATCTGAATAAGCAAGGGATAGTACAAGGGCGGGGGATGAATACAGATTTAAATGACGAAGGCCGCAAACAAGCTCAGCTATTTTTTAACTCATACGGTTATATTAATTTCGATAAGATCTATATCTCTACCCTTAAACGTACCCAGCAAAGTATCCAGGGTTTTATAGATAAGGGTATCCCTTACGAAAAGCTTTCAGGCCTCGATGAGCTGGCTTGGGGCATTCATGAAGGTCAGCCGAGCACACCAGAAACCAAAGCTGCGTTTTTACAACTGATGCGCGATTGGACTGCCGGTAGGCTTGATGTAAAGTTTGAAGGTGGTGAAAGCCCTAACGAGGTAAAAGCACGCCAGGAAGAAGCGTTGGAAACCATTATGAGCCATCCTGAAGAAAAGAATGTGCTGATCTGTATGCACGGCCGGGCCATGCGTTTATTGCTATGCCTGCTTACCGAGCAACCACTGACCAAAATGGAAAGCTTCCCGCACCAAAACCTGGTATTGTATAAAGTGACTTACAACGGCGAAAAATTTGAGATCGCCGATTTTAACAATTCTATCCATTTAAAATATTAA
- a CDS encoding menaquinone biosynthetic enzyme MqnA/MqnD family protein, with protein MNKIRISAVSYTNTKPFLYGINHTDIINKIDLSLDIPSDCAQKLIDDRADIGLIPVAAALSLPEWHIVSNYCIGAVGKVDSVFIFSNCAIENVKTIQLDPESRSSNNLAKVLMKNHWQVAPEQVINAEDYAQSGEPCTAFVQIGDRTFGKKDQFPFVYDLAEEWQKLTGLPFTFAAWISNKPIPQEFIDEFNESLQYGLDHREDLFKELPMRDDFDIRDYLMHKIDYPLTEDKKKALYLFHDYIMAL; from the coding sequence TTGAATAAGATTCGCATATCGGCCGTTAGTTATACTAACACCAAGCCGTTTTTGTATGGTATTAACCATACCGATATTATTAATAAAATTGATCTGAGCCTGGATATTCCCTCAGATTGCGCCCAAAAACTAATTGACGACCGTGCTGATATTGGCCTCATTCCGGTAGCTGCTGCACTTAGTTTACCTGAATGGCACATTGTATCTAACTATTGCATTGGTGCCGTTGGCAAAGTTGATTCTGTTTTTATTTTCAGCAACTGCGCTATTGAGAATGTGAAGACTATTCAGTTAGATCCAGAATCGCGTTCATCAAATAACCTGGCCAAAGTGTTGATGAAAAATCATTGGCAGGTAGCGCCAGAACAGGTTATTAATGCAGAGGATTATGCCCAGTCTGGCGAACCATGCACCGCATTTGTACAAATTGGCGATCGCACTTTCGGTAAAAAAGATCAGTTTCCGTTTGTATATGATCTGGCCGAGGAATGGCAAAAATTAACCGGCCTGCCATTTACTTTTGCGGCCTGGATCTCAAATAAACCTATTCCGCAGGAATTTATCGATGAGTTTAACGAGTCATTGCAATACGGCTTAGATCATCGTGAAGATTTATTTAAAGAACTCCCGATGCGCGATGATTTCGACATTAGGGATTACTTAATGCATAAAATTGATTATCCGCTAACAGAAGACAAAAAGAAAGCGCTTTATTTGTTTCACGACTATATTATGGCGCTTTAG